The Drosophila simulans strain w501 chromosome 3R, Prin_Dsim_3.1, whole genome shotgun sequence genome contains the following window.
ATCAAATGCAGTGCAGTGCGGGCTGACCAACTGCTGCTATCTGGATGCAATGAAGCCGAAGAAATCGGCCTTTGCCAATTCATCTACGGGATACGGCAGAAACAAGCACGGAAAAGGACACTCTGGCAAGGATAAAGTCGAGGGTGGTGGTAAGGGCAAGAGCCGAGAGGAGAAGGATAAGCATAAGCATGAGCAGAAGGTGGACGAGAAGGACGACAAGGATTTAAATTCCGGCTTCGGCGATTATCTTCGCACTCCGGAGGGTCTGTAATTTTGACtccttaaaaatgtttagttcatttaactaattaatataaCCCCTTTCCATTAGCATTTGAAATGATGAAACTCTTTGTCTTTGCCAATACCATAATGCT
Protein-coding sequences here:
- the LOC27206461 gene encoding uncharacterized protein LOC27206461, with protein sequence MKPKKSAFANSSTGYGRNKHGKGHSGKDKVEGGGKGKSREEKDKHKHEQKVDEKDDKDLNSGFGDYLRTPEAFEMMKLFVFANTIMLIVTMAWPHIKEQFYMVNQWLESFREEHQQ